A single window of Fervidicoccus fontis Kam940 DNA harbors:
- a CDS encoding glycosyltransferase family 2 protein encodes MCEKEASTCVSIVLTTYNDEDTISAVLNSIYTLGLDLNHIELIIVDGGSTDKTLSIINDFLSNNAIYFKRNLLIVHDKNYGISRARNDGIREARCPYVLILDSDIVLPSNALETMLQYLISERKTKKVVGVKPLIDTAPFIFKVIAQGKIHRKNLGACEAFLASTEILMKNMYDETMGPPHSSDEDIELGARLLKQGLEIHMLGFITAHHIKSPQSLYVTTTRSKKKYLIKILKIIRSYYTPYVKYGFKRYFKSLPILIKFSYILDMITYMTMIMIIALSVITISWHTQFSYCSGLLSIMFTSSIISSLIIKIIFELKGLFDYRTLHYIVLYAFLQSINRFLRMLSLI; translated from the coding sequence ATGTGTGAAAAAGAGGCATCAACGTGTGTCAGTATTGTTTTAACAACTTATAATGATGAGGATACAATATCAGCAGTTCTTAACAGTATTTATACATTAGGATTAGATCTAAACCATATAGAGTTAATAATAGTTGACGGAGGTAGTACTGATAAGACTCTTAGTATAATTAATGACTTTCTTTCTAACAATGCGATATACTTTAAACGTAATTTGTTAATAGTTCATGATAAAAATTACGGAATATCAAGGGCACGTAATGACGGAATTAGAGAGGCACGGTGTCCGTATGTGCTAATACTAGACAGTGATATAGTGCTGCCAAGTAATGCGTTAGAGACAATGCTACAATACTTGATAAGTGAACGAAAAACTAAAAAAGTTGTAGGCGTTAAACCACTAATAGATACGGCTCCTTTTATATTTAAGGTTATCGCACAAGGTAAGATACATCGTAAGAATTTGGGTGCCTGTGAAGCTTTTTTAGCATCAACCGAGATATTAATGAAAAATATGTATGATGAAACTATGGGTCCACCTCACTCATCTGATGAAGATATTGAATTAGGAGCTCGACTATTAAAGCAAGGTCTCGAAATACACATGCTTGGCTTTATTACGGCACATCATATTAAATCCCCGCAAAGCTTATATGTGACGACAACTAGATCTAAAAAGAAATACCTTATAAAAATATTAAAAATAATACGTAGTTATTATACTCCTTACGTGAAATATGGATTCAAAAGATACTTTAAGAGCCTTCCTATCTTAATTAAATTTTCATATATTTTAGACATGATAACGTATATGACTATGATAATGATTATTGCTCTCTCAGTAATTACAATCAGCTGGCATACTCAATTTTCATATTGTTCAGGACTATTAAGTATTATGTTCACTAGTTCGATCATTAGTTCATTAATTATTAAGATTATTTTCGAATTAAAAGGCTTATTCGATTATAGAACTCTGCATTATATAGTTTTATACGCATTCCTGCAGTCAATTAATAGATTCTTAAGAATGTTATCCTTGATTTAG